Proteins encoded within one genomic window of Apis mellifera strain DH4 linkage group LG1, Amel_HAv3.1, whole genome shotgun sequence:
- the LOC726912 gene encoding protein cortex isoform X1 gives MRARLPPYDQCDRVHENNSPFRNRPPGLRISGWDRRLAAGPTFSLASDLGLDKDSQKPVVANYQVTVAKSVQQIVKKYTPKAPKKTYYEDRFIKFNYNLEAANYLLKKRNENQLHRDEIDVFKQVDSLHTKWQRKFMHQLMVKENVIPGVRQKQVLRGNHLSTENKLPGNLAGRPRELWDEDQFEDGMWKSRPRKRPLIGIIDSILDMPGFQTSPRPTLPTQGRLVDWGSRNIIAAAVHDIVMLYNGQNASDNTELENVEISNISALKWNHAGTKLAICTKSSRVNLYCVNSQKVIWTSPCCGKNYLPLCYSRCICWPQDDRYVITGCVGVITVHSVENGKVVQYNHAHVSEILLLEFSSNYRYIASASHHSLDRNIRIFLWPYLIPYVDIDYCEPVLALAWHPYESGHLCIGGGYGNASLSLWNVNTLVPEGYRNVYFHGAVKNLAWNKRSAELVVNWSYFVQQAECTLMPVLGSLDRVVDMIMVDKDLQVNSIMWNPDHTQLAVQYNESLCMWNFFGDQYQCQKNKKKPRKIRANARVKLTNFKEFDKYNIR, from the exons gaTAAAGATAGCCAGAAACCGGTGGTGGCCAATTATCAAGTAACCGTTGCGAAATCTGTGCAACAAATCGTTAAAAAGTACACGCCCAAAGCGCCGAAGAAAACTTATTACGAGGACAGATTCATAAAGTTTAACTACAACTTGGAAGCCGCCAATTATCTTTTGAAGAAAAGGAACGAGAATCAGTTGCACAGGGACGAGATCGACGTGTTCAAACAG GTGGACTCCCTGCATACTAAATGGCAGAGGAAATTTATGCACCAATTAATGGTGAAAGAAAACGTAATACCGGGGGTGAGACAGAAACAAGTGCTGCGCGGGAACCACTTATCCACGGAGAACAAGTTGCCTGGAAACTTAGCAGGCCGGCCTAGGGAGCTGTGGGACGAGGATCAGTTTGAAGATGGAATGTGGAAATCGAGGCCGCGAAAGAGGCCTTTAATAGGCATTATAGACTCCATATTAGATATGCCCGGATTCCAAACTTCGCCACGTCCTACGTTGCCGA CGCAGGGACGTCTGGTCGATTGGGGATCGAGGAATATCATCGCAGCGGCGGTCCACGATATCGTGATGCTGTACAACGGGCAGAATGCAAGCGACAACACGGAGCTGGAGAACGtggaaatatcgaatatttccgCGCTCAAGTGGAACCACGCgg GTACGAAGCTAGCCATTTGCACCAAGTCGTCTCGGGTGAACTTGTACTGCGTCAACTCGCAGAAGGTGATTTGGACGAGCCCGTGCTGCGGGAAGAACTACTTGCCACTGTGCTACTCCCGTTGCATCTGCTGGCCCCAGGATGATCGATACGTCATCAC CGGATGCGTGGGAGTGATCACGGTTCATTCGGTGGAAAACGGCAAAGTCGTTCAATACAATCACGCCCACGTCTCGGAGATTTTGTTACTCGAATTTTCCTCCAATTATCGATACATCGCCTCCGCCTCTCATCATTCCTTGGACAGGAATATCCGTATATTTCTATGGCCTTATCTGATCCCGTACGTGGATATCGATTACTGCGAACCCGTTCTG GCGTTAGCCTGGCACCCTTACGAGAGCGGGCACCTGTGCATCGGCGGTGGTTACGGGAACGCGTCGCTCTCGCTTTGGAACGTGAACACATTGGTCCCGGAGGGTTATCGAAACGTGTACTTTCACGGCGCGGTGAAGAACCTCGCGTGGAACAAGAGGAGCGCCGAGCTGGTCGTTAATTGGTCATACTTCGTGCAACAGGCCGAATGCACGTTAATGCCCGTCCTGGGCAGCCTTGATCGGGTTGTGGACATGATAATGGTGGATAAGGATTTGCAAGTGAACAGCATCATGTGGAACCCTGATCACACGCAATTGG CCGTTCAGTACAACGAGTCCTTGTGCATGTGGAATTTCTTCGGCGACCAGTACCAGTGccagaaaaataagaagaagccGCGGAAAATTCGTGCGAATGCACGAGTGAAACTCACGAATTTCAAGGAATtcgacaaatataatatacggtAA
- the LOC726912 gene encoding protein cortex isoform X2: MRRRIVLNFRNSEDQASENIDTTPLRRSTVAFPRLRLLHKDFKSDKDSQKPVVANYQVTVAKSVQQIVKKYTPKAPKKTYYEDRFIKFNYNLEAANYLLKKRNENQLHRDEIDVFKQVDSLHTKWQRKFMHQLMVKENVIPGVRQKQVLRGNHLSTENKLPGNLAGRPRELWDEDQFEDGMWKSRPRKRPLIGIIDSILDMPGFQTSPRPTLPTQGRLVDWGSRNIIAAAVHDIVMLYNGQNASDNTELENVEISNISALKWNHAGTKLAICTKSSRVNLYCVNSQKVIWTSPCCGKNYLPLCYSRCICWPQDDRYVITGCVGVITVHSVENGKVVQYNHAHVSEILLLEFSSNYRYIASASHHSLDRNIRIFLWPYLIPYVDIDYCEPVLALAWHPYESGHLCIGGGYGNASLSLWNVNTLVPEGYRNVYFHGAVKNLAWNKRSAELVVNWSYFVQQAECTLMPVLGSLDRVVDMIMVDKDLQVNSIMWNPDHTQLAVQYNESLCMWNFFGDQYQCQKNKKKPRKIRANARVKLTNFKEFDKYNIR, translated from the exons gaTAAAGATAGCCAGAAACCGGTGGTGGCCAATTATCAAGTAACCGTTGCGAAATCTGTGCAACAAATCGTTAAAAAGTACACGCCCAAAGCGCCGAAGAAAACTTATTACGAGGACAGATTCATAAAGTTTAACTACAACTTGGAAGCCGCCAATTATCTTTTGAAGAAAAGGAACGAGAATCAGTTGCACAGGGACGAGATCGACGTGTTCAAACAG GTGGACTCCCTGCATACTAAATGGCAGAGGAAATTTATGCACCAATTAATGGTGAAAGAAAACGTAATACCGGGGGTGAGACAGAAACAAGTGCTGCGCGGGAACCACTTATCCACGGAGAACAAGTTGCCTGGAAACTTAGCAGGCCGGCCTAGGGAGCTGTGGGACGAGGATCAGTTTGAAGATGGAATGTGGAAATCGAGGCCGCGAAAGAGGCCTTTAATAGGCATTATAGACTCCATATTAGATATGCCCGGATTCCAAACTTCGCCACGTCCTACGTTGCCGA CGCAGGGACGTCTGGTCGATTGGGGATCGAGGAATATCATCGCAGCGGCGGTCCACGATATCGTGATGCTGTACAACGGGCAGAATGCAAGCGACAACACGGAGCTGGAGAACGtggaaatatcgaatatttccgCGCTCAAGTGGAACCACGCgg GTACGAAGCTAGCCATTTGCACCAAGTCGTCTCGGGTGAACTTGTACTGCGTCAACTCGCAGAAGGTGATTTGGACGAGCCCGTGCTGCGGGAAGAACTACTTGCCACTGTGCTACTCCCGTTGCATCTGCTGGCCCCAGGATGATCGATACGTCATCAC CGGATGCGTGGGAGTGATCACGGTTCATTCGGTGGAAAACGGCAAAGTCGTTCAATACAATCACGCCCACGTCTCGGAGATTTTGTTACTCGAATTTTCCTCCAATTATCGATACATCGCCTCCGCCTCTCATCATTCCTTGGACAGGAATATCCGTATATTTCTATGGCCTTATCTGATCCCGTACGTGGATATCGATTACTGCGAACCCGTTCTG GCGTTAGCCTGGCACCCTTACGAGAGCGGGCACCTGTGCATCGGCGGTGGTTACGGGAACGCGTCGCTCTCGCTTTGGAACGTGAACACATTGGTCCCGGAGGGTTATCGAAACGTGTACTTTCACGGCGCGGTGAAGAACCTCGCGTGGAACAAGAGGAGCGCCGAGCTGGTCGTTAATTGGTCATACTTCGTGCAACAGGCCGAATGCACGTTAATGCCCGTCCTGGGCAGCCTTGATCGGGTTGTGGACATGATAATGGTGGATAAGGATTTGCAAGTGAACAGCATCATGTGGAACCCTGATCACACGCAATTGG CCGTTCAGTACAACGAGTCCTTGTGCATGTGGAATTTCTTCGGCGACCAGTACCAGTGccagaaaaataagaagaagccGCGGAAAATTCGTGCGAATGCACGAGTGAAACTCACGAATTTCAAGGAATtcgacaaatataatatacggtAA